One segment of Caldalkalibacillus thermarum DNA contains the following:
- a CDS encoding sugar phosphate nucleotidyltransferase produces MRAAILAAGEGRRLRPHFSGPKPLIHLLGLSLIERNMLTLRESGIQEIVIVTGCHSAEIQEALGDGSKWGIKITYVHNPDWQKGNGVSAYALHTVFRPEEKFVLMMADHIFEPQAVRAFVAEAEKISDSEVLLAADRNLDRVHDVEECTKIQAEHDRAQKLGKDLGDFNAVDCGLFMCTGALFPALSQAIAQGRHALTDGINILAKQGKVKLHFVDQAWVDVDDRESFHHAEHMLLKSLVPDKDGLISRHLNRKVSLQITKRLASTPVTPNQVTVASFIVSLASALSFAAGFPLVGGLLAQFSSILDGVDGELARLKFLQSQYGGLVDAILDRYADFFIVAGMAYWWCLQTDQPIMALLVSAAALSGIPMSMLVKEKYKALTGRTYIPETDDGLWRYLPANRDGRLFIVMLGGIFNLIPATLILLAVTTHLAAIVRLVQLRKLM; encoded by the coding sequence ATGCGGGCTGCGATCCTGGCAGCCGGTGAAGGGAGGAGGTTAAGGCCCCATTTTAGCGGGCCTAAACCTCTCATTCATTTATTAGGCCTGTCTTTAATTGAACGCAACATGCTCACTTTACGGGAAAGCGGCATTCAGGAAATCGTGATTGTGACCGGTTGCCACAGTGCAGAAATCCAGGAAGCGCTCGGTGACGGGAGCAAGTGGGGAATCAAGATCACTTATGTGCACAATCCGGATTGGCAGAAGGGCAATGGTGTATCCGCCTATGCCTTGCACACCGTTTTTCGTCCGGAAGAAAAATTTGTGCTCATGATGGCAGACCATATCTTTGAACCACAGGCAGTCCGGGCATTTGTGGCGGAGGCAGAGAAGATCAGTGACAGTGAAGTGTTGCTCGCTGCTGACCGGAACCTGGACCGCGTCCATGATGTAGAGGAGTGCACCAAAATTCAGGCTGAACATGACCGGGCGCAAAAGCTGGGTAAAGATTTGGGTGACTTTAATGCTGTGGACTGCGGCCTGTTTATGTGCACCGGCGCACTATTCCCGGCCCTTTCCCAAGCCATTGCCCAAGGCCGGCATGCCCTGACGGATGGTATCAACATCCTGGCTAAACAGGGTAAGGTTAAATTACATTTCGTTGATCAGGCCTGGGTGGACGTTGACGACCGGGAGAGTTTCCACCACGCTGAACACATGCTATTAAAGTCCCTCGTCCCGGATAAAGACGGTTTGATTTCCCGTCACTTAAACCGCAAAGTTTCTCTCCAAATCACCAAACGATTAGCCTCAACCCCTGTCACGCCAAATCAGGTCACTGTTGCTTCGTTTATCGTCTCCCTCGCTTCAGCATTGAGCTTTGCTGCAGGGTTCCCTCTTGTGGGAGGTCTCTTAGCCCAGTTCAGTTCCATTCTTGACGGCGTCGACGGGGAATTGGCTCGCCTCAAATTTCTGCAAAGCCAGTACGGGGGACTGGTTGATGCGATCCTGGACCGCTATGCCGACTTTTTTATTGTCGCCGGCATGGCTTATTGGTGGTGTCTCCAGACAGACCAACCCATCATGGCTCTCTTAGTGAGTGCTGCCGCTTTAAGCGGCATTCCCATGTCCATGCTGGTGAAGGAAAAATATAAAGCCCTGACTGGCAGAACGTATATCCCTGAAACAGATGATGGCCTGTGGCGTTATCTCCCGGCCAACCGCGACGGACGCCTGTTTATTGTCATGCTGGGGGGGATTTTCAATCTGATTCCGGCCACCTTGATCTTGCTGGCGGTCACGACACATCTTGCGGCCATTGTCCGTCTGGTTCAATTGCGTAAGTTGATGTAA
- a CDS encoding adenylosuccinate synthase has translation MPSVVVVGTQWGDEGKGKITDYLSEKAEVIARYQGGNNAGHTIVFGGKKYKLHLIPSGIFYENKICVIGNGMVIDPKALVQEIQYLHDHGISTANLRISNRAHVILPYHLKLDAVEEERKGANKIGTTRKGIGPAYMDKAARIGIRMADLLDPEEFKCKLEHNLAEKNRLLEKVYGTQGFAFKDIYDEYLEYANFIRPYVVDTSVVLNDALDAGKRVLFEGAQGVMLDIDQGTYPFVTSSNPIAGGVCIGAGVGPTKIHHVVGVAKAYTTRVGDGPFPTEIHDEIGDRIREVGNEYGTTTGRPRRVGWFDSVVVRHARRVSGITDLSVNSIDVLTGIDTLKICTAYEYRGQVIEEFPASLKVLSECKPIYEELPGWKEDITGVRSLDELPENARHYVERISQLTGIPLSIFSVGPSREQTNLIRGIYA, from the coding sequence GTGCCAAGTGTAGTGGTGGTAGGCACCCAGTGGGGAGATGAGGGAAAAGGAAAGATTACCGATTACTTATCTGAAAAAGCGGAAGTAATCGCCCGTTATCAAGGGGGCAATAATGCTGGCCATACCATTGTGTTTGGGGGCAAGAAATATAAATTGCATCTCATTCCATCGGGGATTTTCTATGAAAATAAAATATGTGTGATTGGCAATGGCATGGTGATTGACCCTAAAGCCTTGGTGCAGGAGATTCAATACCTGCATGACCACGGTATTTCTACTGCCAATTTGCGCATCTCTAACCGTGCTCACGTGATTTTACCTTATCATCTGAAATTGGATGCAGTGGAAGAAGAGCGCAAAGGAGCAAACAAAATTGGCACCACCCGCAAGGGCATTGGGCCGGCGTATATGGATAAAGCAGCCCGGATTGGCATCCGCATGGCCGACCTGCTTGATCCGGAAGAGTTTAAATGCAAGCTGGAACATAATTTGGCGGAAAAAAACCGGCTGCTGGAAAAGGTGTACGGCACACAAGGCTTTGCTTTTAAGGACATTTACGATGAATATCTGGAGTATGCCAATTTTATCCGTCCTTATGTGGTTGATACGTCAGTCGTTTTAAACGATGCCTTGGATGCGGGTAAAAGGGTCCTGTTTGAAGGTGCTCAAGGCGTCATGCTGGATATTGACCAAGGCACTTATCCGTTTGTTACTTCTTCCAACCCTATCGCGGGTGGGGTGTGTATCGGTGCAGGGGTAGGTCCGACCAAAATCCACCATGTGGTGGGGGTGGCCAAGGCCTATACCACCCGGGTGGGGGACGGTCCTTTCCCCACTGAGATTCATGATGAGATCGGGGACCGTATTCGCGAGGTGGGTAACGAATATGGCACCACGACCGGGCGTCCGCGCCGGGTGGGCTGGTTTGACAGCGTCGTTGTCCGCCATGCCCGGCGGGTCAGCGGCATCACAGATCTTTCGGTGAACTCTATTGATGTGCTGACCGGTATCGACACTCTCAAAATTTGCACTGCCTATGAATATCGGGGGCAGGTCATTGAGGAATTTCCGGCCAGCTTAAAAGTGTTGAGTGAATGTAAGCCGATTTATGAAGAATTGCCTGGCTGGAAGGAAGATATTACGGGCGTCCGTTCCCTTGATGAATTGCCTGAAAATGCCCGCCATTATGTGGAACGCATTTCCCAACTGACCGGGATCCCCTTATCTATTTTTTCCGTCGGTCCCAGCCGGGAACAAACCAATTTGATCCGAGGGATATATGCCTAA
- the dnaB gene encoding replicative DNA helicase: protein MSDLFLDRTPPHNLEAEQAVLGAVFLDKDALWRALEMVRPDDFYKTSHQRIFQVMMDLSEDSQPVDLVTVTAELNDRKWLEEVGGVSYLSDLANSVPTAANVEYYAQIIKEKAILRRLIKTATQIVTNGYTSQDDVEEILSEAEKSILQIRDERTTDGFVHIKDVLMETYEQIEKLHNTKSDITGIPSGYRDLDRLTSGFQRSDLVIVAARPSVGKTAFALNIAQNVAVRAGETVAIFSLEMSASQLVQRMLCAEGNIDANRMRTGAFKEEDWEKLTMAIASLSKAKIYIDDTPGINVNQIRAKCRRLKAEEGLGIILIDYLQLIQGNNRESRQQEISAISRSLKAMARELDCTVIALSQLSRAVEQRQDKRPMLSDLRESGSIEQDADIVAFLYREDYYDQDTENKNIIEIIIAKQRNGPVGKVELAFLKEYNKFVNLSKHDESLAPGA from the coding sequence ATGAGCGACCTTTTTTTGGACCGTACGCCCCCCCATAACCTGGAAGCTGAGCAGGCTGTCTTGGGGGCTGTTTTTCTGGATAAAGATGCTTTATGGCGGGCCTTGGAAATGGTTCGTCCCGACGATTTCTACAAAACCAGCCACCAGCGTATTTTTCAAGTGATGATGGATCTGTCGGAAGACTCCCAGCCGGTGGACCTGGTCACGGTCACGGCTGAGCTGAACGACCGCAAATGGCTGGAAGAAGTGGGCGGGGTCAGTTATTTGAGTGATTTGGCCAACTCGGTTCCCACTGCGGCCAATGTGGAATACTATGCCCAAATCATCAAAGAAAAAGCGATCCTGCGCCGCCTGATCAAAACCGCGACTCAAATTGTGACGAACGGGTATACCTCCCAGGATGATGTGGAAGAAATCTTAAGCGAGGCGGAGAAGAGCATTCTCCAGATCAGGGACGAACGGACGACGGACGGGTTTGTGCATATTAAAGATGTGTTGATGGAGACCTATGAGCAGATTGAAAAGCTCCACAATACGAAAAGCGACATTACCGGCATTCCGTCCGGTTACCGGGACTTGGACCGCTTAACATCGGGTTTTCAGCGTTCAGACCTGGTGATTGTGGCGGCCCGTCCTTCCGTAGGTAAAACGGCATTTGCCCTGAACATCGCCCAAAATGTAGCTGTCCGGGCAGGCGAAACGGTGGCCATCTTTTCCCTGGAAATGTCGGCTTCCCAATTGGTGCAGCGCATGCTGTGTGCGGAAGGGAATATTGATGCCAACCGCATGCGCACGGGGGCGTTTAAGGAGGAAGATTGGGAAAAACTGACCATGGCCATCGCCAGCTTATCCAAGGCCAAAATCTATATTGATGATACGCCGGGCATCAATGTCAACCAGATTAGGGCCAAGTGCCGCCGCTTAAAGGCTGAAGAAGGGCTGGGCATCATTCTGATCGACTACCTGCAACTGATTCAGGGCAACAACCGGGAAAGCCGCCAGCAGGAAATTTCCGCGATTTCCCGTTCTCTGAAAGCCATGGCCCGGGAATTAGATTGCACTGTTATCGCTTTGTCCCAGCTCAGCCGGGCGGTGGAACAGCGGCAAGATAAACGCCCGATGTTATCCGATTTGCGTGAATCAGGCTCCATCGAACAGGATGCTGATATTGTCGCTTTCTTATACCGGGAAGATTATTATGACCAGGATACGGAAAACAAGAACATTATCGAGATTATTATTGCCAAGCAGCGCAACGGCCCGGTGGGCAAAGTGGAATTGGCCTTTTTAAAAGAATACAATAAATTTGTCAACCTCAGTAAACATGATGAATCTTTGGCCCCGGGAGCCTAG
- the rplI gene encoding 50S ribosomal protein L9 — translation MKVILQQDVKGVGKKGEVKEVSDGYARNYLLKQNLAVEATPGNMKALMKKKQSEQKKAEEELRQAKELAAKLEQETVTLTAKAGEGGKLFGSITNKQIADQLKKMNYKIEKRKIVLDEPIRSLGVTHVPVKLHPEVTATLKVHVVEQS, via the coding sequence ATGAAGGTGATCTTGCAACAGGACGTGAAAGGAGTTGGCAAAAAAGGGGAAGTGAAAGAAGTTTCCGATGGCTATGCCCGCAACTATCTGCTTAAACAAAACCTGGCTGTGGAAGCGACTCCGGGCAACATGAAGGCGCTCATGAAAAAGAAACAGAGTGAGCAGAAAAAGGCGGAGGAAGAACTGCGTCAGGCCAAGGAGCTTGCGGCCAAGCTGGAACAGGAAACAGTGACCTTGACGGCCAAAGCAGGTGAAGGAGGCAAGCTCTTCGGCTCTATTACCAACAAGCAGATTGCCGACCAGCTGAAAAAAATGAATTACAAGATTGAGAAGCGCAAAATTGTGCTGGATGAACCGATTCGCTCCCTGGGTGTGACCCATGTTCCTGTCAAACTCCATCCTGAGGTGACGGCCACGTTGAAAGTACACGTGGTTGAGCAGTCATGA
- a CDS encoding DHH family phosphoesterase, with protein MPRFLYLYLRGYHRYALPVLTVLVLVVLAWYAWYWAVAGFVALGLILYVMYKKEQAFAKEFETYITTLRHRVKKVGEDVISELPIGILLYDEEQTIQWHNRYILKLFAEADTLVGTKLEELSPSLAEWLKKEEREGTIRFNELSLDIISYPEERLLYVIDNTGYHELKKKHRQEQVVFLNIHLDNLDEVTQGLDEQRRSLLVGRVTNTISRWASEHGIFLKRTASDKFFGVMDEQTLREIEETKFDILDRVRELTRHNKIPVTLSIGVGAGNSSLTELGDLAQSSLDLALGRGGDQAAVKRYPDKVTFYGGKSNAVEKRTRVRARVISHALRDMIKESDKVFIMGHRDPDMDAVGAAIGMLKAAQVNEREGYIVLDQEEEYPSISRLMEEINKEKDLKEHLLSPHEAVELISDKSLLIIVDVHKPSLVLEPRLLDRFERKVVIDHHRRGEAFIEEPLLVYIEPYASSTSELVTELLEYQSDHIEMSRLEATVMLAGIVVDTNNFSMRTGSRTFDAAAYLRRHGADPILVQKLLKEEKEQFIKRSRIVEQAEIYRGKIAIAVAEADERYGQVLLAQAADTLLTLDDVVASFVLSKREDGQVVISARSLGEINVQVIMEKMHGGGHLTNAATQLEDISVEDAVQWLKEVIDDYLEGGRET; from the coding sequence ATGCCAAGGTTCCTTTATCTCTATTTAAGAGGGTATCATCGCTATGCCCTTCCTGTTTTAACCGTGCTGGTCCTTGTCGTTTTGGCCTGGTATGCCTGGTACTGGGCAGTGGCCGGTTTTGTGGCTCTCGGCTTGATTCTGTATGTCATGTATAAAAAGGAGCAGGCCTTTGCCAAGGAGTTTGAAACTTATATCACCACCTTGCGCCACCGGGTCAAAAAGGTGGGAGAAGATGTTATATCCGAATTGCCCATTGGCATCCTGCTTTATGATGAAGAACAAACCATACAATGGCATAATCGGTATATATTAAAATTGTTTGCTGAGGCAGACACATTGGTGGGGACAAAACTGGAAGAGCTGTCTCCCTCTTTGGCGGAATGGCTGAAGAAAGAGGAACGGGAAGGCACGATCCGCTTTAATGAGTTAAGCTTGGATATTATCAGTTATCCTGAGGAACGCTTGCTTTATGTGATAGACAACACCGGGTATCATGAATTAAAGAAAAAGCACCGCCAGGAACAGGTGGTCTTTTTAAACATCCATCTTGATAATTTGGACGAAGTGACTCAGGGCCTTGATGAACAGCGCCGCTCGCTGTTGGTCGGCCGGGTGACCAACACGATCAGCCGTTGGGCCAGCGAACACGGCATTTTTTTAAAACGGACAGCGTCAGACAAATTCTTCGGGGTCATGGATGAGCAAACATTAAGGGAAATTGAAGAGACGAAGTTTGATATATTGGATCGCGTCCGTGAGTTAACCAGGCACAACAAGATTCCTGTGACCTTAAGCATCGGAGTGGGAGCTGGAAACTCCTCTCTCACAGAACTGGGGGATTTAGCCCAGTCCAGCTTGGATTTGGCTTTGGGCCGGGGAGGGGACCAAGCGGCTGTGAAGCGTTATCCAGATAAAGTTACGTTTTACGGAGGCAAGTCCAATGCGGTAGAAAAGCGAACCCGCGTCAGAGCCCGGGTGATCTCCCATGCTTTGCGGGATATGATCAAAGAAAGCGACAAGGTTTTTATCATGGGACACCGTGATCCGGATATGGATGCCGTCGGTGCGGCCATTGGAATGTTGAAAGCCGCGCAGGTCAATGAGCGGGAAGGCTACATCGTGCTTGATCAGGAAGAAGAGTATCCCAGCATTAGCCGCTTGATGGAGGAAATTAACAAGGAAAAGGATTTGAAAGAACATTTGCTTTCTCCACATGAGGCGGTAGAATTAATTTCAGACAAGAGCCTGTTAATTATAGTGGATGTGCATAAGCCCTCTCTGGTGCTGGAGCCGCGCCTGTTGGACCGCTTTGAACGTAAAGTGGTGATTGACCACCACCGGCGGGGAGAAGCTTTTATCGAAGAGCCCTTGTTGGTCTATATCGAGCCTTATGCTTCATCGACCAGTGAGCTGGTGACGGAACTCCTGGAGTACCAGAGTGATCATATCGAGATGAGCCGGCTGGAGGCGACCGTCATGCTGGCCGGCATTGTAGTAGACACGAATAACTTCTCCATGCGCACCGGTTCCCGCACCTTTGATGCTGCAGCCTACTTAAGGCGTCATGGCGCAGATCCTATCCTGGTTCAAAAGCTGTTGAAAGAAGAGAAAGAGCAGTTTATCAAGCGCAGCCGCATTGTCGAGCAGGCTGAAATCTACCGCGGCAAGATCGCCATTGCTGTTGCCGAAGCGGATGAACGTTACGGCCAGGTGCTATTGGCTCAAGCCGCCGATACCTTGCTTACTCTGGATGATGTGGTGGCTTCCTTTGTCTTGAGCAAACGGGAGGATGGCCAAGTGGTGATCAGCGCCCGCTCCTTAGGGGAAATCAATGTGCAGGTGATCATGGAAAAAATGCACGGGGGCGGCCACTTGACCAATGCCGCCACCCAACTGGAAGATATCAGCGTTGAGGATGCGGTACAATGGTTAAAAGAGGTTATTGATGACTATTTGGAAGGGGGAAGGGAAACATGA
- a CDS encoding YybS family protein — protein sequence MQSSSDTQRLVQGALMAALYLVLFLITVYVPFLGLIGLFFLPLPFIVHHLRFGLKSAALVGGVCLFLSPLLAPLPAVFVTLLAVSVGLVMGYYYGEKKAPFLPLLAGMLTYLANYVLAFLFTYLVLNLNMIDVFQQMMEDALIMTEQTAAFLPVPGDENALDVFQEMVDFMVYIFPGLLILSSMLMAGINHAAARPILSRIGFDIQSLPPFRQWNLPKSILFYYLVVLILILLQAVEEGSTWFMLVVNLHLILEILLLLQGLTFVAHFAYVKNIGRILVILAVILSFIPLFSSIIRIVGIIDLGFGLKERLQKAD from the coding sequence ATGCAATCAAGTTCAGACACACAGCGGTTAGTACAAGGGGCCTTGATGGCTGCCTTATATCTGGTTCTGTTTCTGATTACCGTTTATGTTCCCTTTTTAGGTTTAATCGGTTTATTCTTTTTGCCCTTACCTTTTATTGTTCATCACTTGCGTTTTGGTTTGAAAAGCGCAGCTTTGGTGGGCGGTGTCTGTCTGTTTCTTTCCCCCCTCCTGGCCCCCTTGCCGGCTGTTTTTGTTACCCTTCTTGCTGTTTCGGTCGGTCTGGTGATGGGGTATTATTATGGTGAAAAAAAAGCCCCATTTTTGCCTTTGTTGGCAGGAATGTTAACCTATCTTGCCAATTACGTGTTGGCCTTTCTGTTTACTTATTTGGTCTTAAATTTGAACATGATTGACGTTTTCCAGCAGATGATGGAAGATGCCTTAATTATGACGGAACAAACCGCAGCTTTCCTTCCTGTTCCAGGTGATGAGAATGCACTGGACGTTTTCCAAGAGATGGTTGACTTCATGGTTTACATCTTTCCCGGTTTGTTGATTTTATCTTCCATGCTGATGGCAGGTATTAACCATGCGGCAGCCAGACCCATTTTGTCCCGGATCGGCTTTGACATCCAGTCCTTGCCCCCTTTTCGTCAATGGAACTTGCCCAAATCAATTTTGTTTTATTATCTGGTCGTCCTCATATTGATCCTGTTGCAGGCGGTCGAAGAAGGCAGCACATGGTTTATGCTGGTGGTCAATCTGCACCTTATTCTGGAAATCTTGCTTTTGCTGCAGGGACTGACCTTTGTGGCTCATTTTGCTTATGTCAAAAATATCGGACGCATATTGGTTATCTTGGCTGTCATACTGTCCTTTATCCCCCTCTTTTCCAGCATCATCCGCATTGTGGGCATCATTGATTTGGGGTTTGGTTTAAAGGAACGCCTCCAAAAAGCAGACTAG
- the rpsR gene encoding 30S ribosomal protein S18 produces MARKGRAKRRKVCYFTVNKIEKIDYKDVDLLKKFISERGKILPRRVTGTSSKYQRQLTRAIKRARQMALLPYTID; encoded by the coding sequence ATGGCTCGCAAAGGTCGCGCCAAGCGCCGTAAAGTGTGCTATTTTACGGTGAACAAAATTGAAAAGATCGACTACAAAGACGTTGATCTGTTGAAGAAGTTTATCAGTGAGCGCGGTAAAATTTTGCCTCGCCGTGTCACCGGCACTTCATCCAAGTATCAGCGTCAATTAACCAGAGCGATCAAACGTGCCCGTCAAATGGCGCTGTTGCCCTATACCATTGATTAA
- the ssb gene encoding single-stranded DNA-binding protein: MLNRIILIGRLTRDPELRYTPNGVAVTTFTLAVDRPFTNQQGEREADFINIVTWRGLAETCANYLKKGRLTAVEGRLQIRNYENNEGRRVYVTEVVADNVRFLESPREGMRSGMGTGGQNETRFDDDPFANDAEPIDISEDDLPF, encoded by the coding sequence ATGTTAAATCGGATCATTCTCATTGGACGTCTGACCCGGGATCCTGAACTGCGCTACACGCCGAACGGGGTCGCCGTGACCACCTTTACCCTTGCTGTGGACCGGCCGTTCACCAACCAGCAAGGGGAACGGGAAGCAGACTTTATCAACATTGTCACCTGGCGCGGATTGGCTGAAACATGTGCCAATTACCTCAAAAAAGGGCGCCTGACTGCTGTAGAAGGCCGTTTGCAAATCCGCAATTATGAGAATAACGAAGGCCGGCGGGTTTATGTTACCGAAGTGGTGGCGGATAACGTGCGCTTTCTTGAATCGCCCCGTGAAGGCATGCGTTCAGGCATGGGGACAGGCGGCCAGAATGAGACCCGGTTTGATGATGATCCCTTCGCCAATGACGCAGAACCGATTGACATCTCCGAAGACGATCTTCCATTCTAA
- the rpsF gene encoding 30S ribosomal protein S6, protein MRAYELMYIVRPDLDEESTKAVIERFQNVIKDNGGEVEKVDEMGKRRLAYEIEGYNDGYYVVVNFKSNPDLVAELERQLRLNDNVIRHLVVREDE, encoded by the coding sequence ATGCGCGCCTATGAATTGATGTACATCGTACGCCCTGATTTGGATGAGGAATCCACAAAAGCCGTTATTGAACGTTTTCAAAACGTGATTAAGGATAACGGCGGTGAAGTAGAAAAAGTAGATGAAATGGGGAAACGTCGGTTGGCCTATGAAATTGAAGGCTACAATGATGGGTACTATGTGGTCGTTAATTTCAAGTCCAACCCTGACCTTGTTGCTGAACTGGAGCGTCAATTGCGTTTGAACGATAACGTCATCCGCCACCTGGTGGTCAGAGAGGACGAGTAA